The proteins below are encoded in one region of Arthrobacter sp. CJ23:
- a CDS encoding alpha/beta hydrolase has translation MSVNETTRPLWTPDVLGQGFEALELPLLPDEEGPVKATLVRHLPPGPMHPHGILDALTAFTKRRRRNIPVDPAGPPRAVLYLHGWADYFLQTELAEYLGASGFHFYALDLRKFGRSLLPGQTPGYTTDLAAYDEDIAAALLAIEQDVLARTGSTTAPTIHMIAHSLGGLVAALWADRHPGRIGTLTLNAPWLELQGSSLIRSIAMHLVEPFARTDPKRPFRFPEMPAYWESVSSEAHGEWLLDSAWRPKASFPIRAGWSKAVLAGHSAVERKLNIDAPVLVLLSGRTRIQAEWSAELMRADAVIDVEETSRRALGLGRRTAVFRYPGALHDVFLSRRTIRQQAYRDVAIWLASYPY, from the coding sequence ATGAGCGTCAACGAAACCACCCGTCCGCTCTGGACTCCGGATGTGCTGGGGCAGGGGTTTGAGGCTCTGGAGCTTCCCTTGCTCCCGGATGAAGAGGGGCCTGTTAAGGCAACCCTCGTCCGCCACCTTCCACCTGGCCCGATGCACCCGCACGGGATCCTGGATGCTCTGACCGCATTCACCAAGCGCCGGAGGCGGAACATTCCCGTGGATCCCGCGGGCCCGCCACGGGCCGTGCTCTACCTGCACGGATGGGCCGACTACTTCCTGCAGACCGAACTGGCCGAGTACTTGGGCGCTTCCGGGTTCCACTTCTATGCACTCGACCTGCGCAAGTTCGGCCGCAGCCTCCTGCCGGGCCAGACCCCGGGCTATACGACCGATCTGGCCGCCTACGACGAAGACATCGCGGCCGCGCTGCTCGCGATTGAGCAGGACGTCCTTGCCCGCACCGGGAGCACCACGGCTCCCACCATCCATATGATCGCCCATTCCCTGGGAGGCCTGGTGGCCGCACTGTGGGCGGACCGCCATCCTGGCCGCATCGGCACGCTGACGCTGAACGCACCGTGGCTCGAACTGCAGGGCAGCAGCCTCATCCGGAGCATTGCGATGCACCTGGTGGAGCCCTTCGCCCGGACGGACCCCAAGCGTCCCTTCCGTTTTCCCGAAATGCCCGCCTACTGGGAAAGCGTCAGCAGCGAGGCACACGGCGAATGGCTGCTCGACTCCGCCTGGCGGCCCAAGGCGTCGTTCCCCATCCGGGCGGGCTGGAGCAAGGCCGTCCTTGCCGGGCACAGCGCCGTCGAACGCAAACTCAACATCGACGCACCCGTGCTGGTGCTGCTGTCGGGGCGCACCCGCATCCAGGCGGAGTGGTCCGCGGAGCTCATGCGGGCGGACGCCGTGATCGACGTCGAGGAAACGTCACGGCGGGCCCTCGGCCTCGGCCGCCGCACCGCCGTGTTCCGCTACCCCGGCGCCCTGCACGACGTGTTCCTGTCGCGGCGGACCATCCGGCAGCAGGCGTACCGCGACGTTGCCATCTGGCTGGCCTCGTACCCCTACTGA